The Panthera tigris isolate Pti1 chromosome E3, P.tigris_Pti1_mat1.1, whole genome shotgun sequence genome segment TGACCCTGGATACCCTGGAGATAAGGTGCAGGGGAGCGCTAATGGCCAGCATCTCCTCCACCAGCCAGGATTATGCTGACCCTTTCTTTTGTAGGTTTTTCCGCCGCGGCTGGGTGACCTTTGACCGCAGTGTTAACATCAAAGAGATCTGTTGGAACCTGCAGAATATCCGAGTAAGTGCGGAATGGGCTCTCAGTTGCACACAACCTCGGATTCCTTTGTTCTTTGATTCACCCGTCGAGCCCCCTATTCCATCCACTCAGTCTGCTCACATTAAGAATATGCTGTTGtctctgggctgggctctggggctgTTACTGCGAGTAAGACCTCTCTGGTCCCTTTTCTCCGTGAGCTCAGTCTAATCACTGATCTAATTAGTAGGCCAGTCTTTGAGTTGCTGCTTTTTGGGGCAAGTGTGTTGGTAAGCTTTTTGTTCCCTCCAGCTCCGAGAGTGTGAGCTGAGCCCTGGTGTGAACAGAGACCTGACCCGTCGAGTCCGCAACATCAATGGCATTACCCAGCACAAGCAGATCGTGCGCAACGACATCAAGTTGGCAGCCAAACTGATCCATACGCTGGATGACAGGACCCAGCTCTGGGCCTCTGAGCCTGGGACACCTCCTCTGCCAACAGTCAGTGACTCCCCGTGGAACTCTTTCAAAAGCAGTCATGTCGTCTGCTTGGGCACCTCTGGTCTTGTCTCACTTGATCTGTAGTGTTGACCCCTTGTACTTGGGCTATCTGGGCAGCACCTCCAGCTTCCAGCAGGACAGGTTGGCATTAGTGATGATTTGCTAGGgatagaatgaataaaaaaagacaaacaatgaaACAGTGGTAATAGGCCCAGCGAACCCCGGATTCCTTTCTGCTTCACGTGAAGAGGTTCCTGGGCTTCTCTGCCTCACctgttctttttcctccccacCAGAGTCTGCCCTCCCAGAACCCAATCTTGAAGAATATCACGGACTATCTGATTGAGGAAGTGAGcgcggaggaggaggagctgctCGGGAGCAGTGGGGGGGCCCCCCCTGAGGAGCCCCCTAAGGAGGGGAACCCGGCAGAGATCAACGTGGAGCGGGATGAGAAACTGATCAAGGTGCCCGCAAGAGCAGAGTGTGGCAAGAGCAGGCGGGCAGGATCCTCCTGGTTGAGAGCATCGGAGGGGCAAGAGTGTGGTGAACTCACAGCTCCTCATTTCTCTTAGGTTTTGGACAAACTCCTCCTCTATTTGCGCATCGTGCATTCCCTGGATTATTATAACACGTGCGAGTACCCCAATGAGGATGAAATGCCCAACCGCTGTGGCATCATCCACGTTCGTGGGCCCATGCCACCCAACCGCATTAGTCATGGAGAAGGTGGGCTCCCAGCTTCCCCAGTCCTGATTCCCCtttggtttccctttctcttcagcTGCCTCTGGCCTTAGATGTGTTTGGATAGCAGTGCCCTGCCACCCTCTCCTTTTATCCCCTCCTTTTTGATTGTTgatgcccagcgtggggcttaaactcacaaccctgagatcagcaGTCACGTGCtgtagtgactgagccagccaggtgcccctgtctctcATTCCTTGCTTCTGGCTCCTCTTTCCAACCTGTCGTCTGTTCCAAACCGCAGTGCTAGAGTGGCAGAAGACATTCGAGGAGAAGCTGGCTCCACTGCTGAGTGTACGGGAATCTCTTTCAGAGGAAGAGGCTCAGAAGATGGGTCGCAAAGACCCTGAGCAGGAAGTGGAAAAGTTTGTCACCTCTAACACTCAGGAACTGGGCAAGGATAAGTGGCTATGCCCTCTCAGTGGCAAGAAATTCAAGGTCTGGGATGTTAGGGAGTTGTGCGCTAGACctgtgggaggagggggtggagccAGAAGCCTCCTCAGGCCTGGGGAGGAATGGGCTCCGTGGAataggtggggtgtgtgtgtgtgtgtgtgtgtgtgtgagagagatcaTCCTTCCACGTTGCTTGCCGTGTTCTGACTGACCCTTTTCCTCTTTACTCAGGGCCCTGAGTTTGTACGCAAACATATCTTCAACAAGCATGCAGAGAAAATTGAGGAAGTGAAGAAGGAGGTGGCGTTTTTTAACAACTTTCTCACTGATGCCAAGCGCCCAGCTCTGCCCGAGATCAAGCCAGCCCAGCCACCTGGCCCTGCCCAGAGTAAGATACGATCCATGAGGGTCTGCCACATTCCCTCGACCTTGACTACTCAAGGACTCTGGTTCTCATACCTTGTGGTCCTCTGAAAACTTGTATCCCACTCTCAGGCCATATTCCTAAAAGCCAGTTGTCATTCCCCattgcctcctctcccccccccccccccccccccgcagtaaTTCATGTTCCTGTCCATGTTGTACTCCCCCCAGGCCTGACCCCGGGACTCCCCTACCCACACCAGACTCCACAGGGCCTGATGCCCTATGGTCAGCCCCGGCCCCCCATCTTGGGCTATGGAGGTAAGTATAGGAGGGACATGAAAAGGCTTGGTGGACTAtgaggggctgggaggaagggaaCTTAGCCAAGGTGTAGTTGAGGTCACAGGTTTTTGACTCAACACTGATCTTGCTCATAGCTGGTGCCGTCCGCCCTGCAGTCCCCACGGGAGGGCCTCCATACCCTCATGCCCCCTATGGTGCTGGTCGAGGGAACTATGATGCCTTTCGAGGCCAAGGAGGTTATCCTGGGAAGCCTCGAAACAGGTGAGAATGAGCTAAGATGTGATGTGCAAGCTTTCTTGCCCTCTTTAAGCTCTTTTAGGGACCTTCAACTCTCCTTCCATcttacctctttttttatttcccaggATGGTCCGAGGAGACCCACGGGCTATTGTGGAGTACCGTGACCTGGATGCTCCAGATGATGTGGATTTCTTTTGAGCTTTTCCTCATTCCTCGTATCGTCTATACTTGTGACTGCCTCCTCCCATCCAGTTGAGAATTTTTTGTACTTTCAACCCTACTGCCAATAAAAGCACTTCCATAGTGGCTGTTTATTACATACCACCCCAaattctaccccccccccccccaagatggGCTCGGGCCATCCATTTTATGGACTTCAAAGGCCCAGAGTAGCTTTTACGTTTCACAAAGGGGGTAGGTGACTGTGTTTGGGGCCAGAGACCTCTCAGTTCTGGGACCTTAGCCTCAGTCCAGTGCGTGCTGCTGCTTTTGGGAGTTGCGGCTGGTCAAACACAGGTTGTAGAAGGAGTTGTGGTCAAAGGCTGtgcccacctctctccatcccaCCCACCCAGCAGCCTGCAGTTCACTAGGGTTTTTCGCGGCACCCCAGAAGTGAGGGTCCAATATCAGAACATAGGCTTCCGTGCCTGATCCCAGGCAAACCCCCAGCAAGGCCTTGGACTGGGCGTCCGCATCCCCCCCAACCATTacaggccccccgccccctgcgaAGTGGGAGTAAAGCCTCTCCAGTTCCCCCTGAAGCCCTGCTCCACGGGGTATGTGACATAGGCGCCCCTGGGGCCCTCCGAAGTGGTCGAGACAGAGACTGGCTTCTACACAACCGATCCAGCTCTGGGAGCCCCGGAACCCGGGGGGCTTGTCGCCCATGTCCTCCAGGGCCGCCTGCACTTCGGCCAGCCCGGGCACGCCCGCGGGCCGACCCTCTGGCCATGAGCACAGCGTCTGCAGGGTGCGGTAGCCGCAGCCCCAGCCCCGGTCGTCCAAGCCGTCGCAGCCGTAGTGATAGTAAAGGTAGTGGCCCGAGAGGAGGGCCAGGCGAGCGGGACCGCGGGCGGGCGGGGCCAGGCCCAGGTGGACGTCCTTCAGCGGCTCCAGGGCGGTCGGCGGGCGCGGCGGTGGCCGAGACCAGGCTGATGTGTCCTGGCGGCGCGGAGGGAACTCCGGCTCCaactctccctctccaccctgggTGTTGGGCTAGTCGCAGGCAGGACCGGCGTGCGGGCTCTGCGGACGCTCTCGCCCGGTCTCCGGTGGCGGCAGCAGAGGCGCGGCCCGCGTGGGCTGAGAAGACAGCGATCCCCGAGGCTCCCACAATGCACCGCCGCACGGCCGTCGTGGTTACTGCGCGGGCGCGAGCCCCGCctcctggggcggggcggggcggtgggAGCGGGCGCGCTCCGCCCCACTACAGAGATCCGCAAGTTCACCTGGCTCTGCACCCGCCCCTCCGTCTACTCAGTCCTGGTGTTTGAGGCCCTCTCCCCGCTCCCTAGTCGTGCACACTCCTGTGGCTGTAACAGTTTATTGGCAGCCCAGAGGGGCCAAGGCAccgcggggggttgggggggtgggtggaggggggctCGGCCCGAAACATGCAGAGGACGGGGAGCCTCCGGGGAAAGTCGGGGAGGAGGGCTTCTCTGTGTTATATCCCAGCCCTTAAATAAATAGTATATACAGCTagggggccgggcggggcgggcagggcgGGGAGACGTGGGGGTCCAGTCTGGGTCACAGGTCTGAGCAGCGATCCTGCTTGCTGTAATGGTCAAACTGGTTCTTCCAGTGCACCATGTAGGAGCTCCAGCGGTGGAACTCTGCCTTCCACTGGCGCTCCGCCTCGTCCAGCGTGTCTGCGGCCAGGGCGCCCGGCAAATGGGTTGGAGGAGGACAAGGGGAAGGTCGGGGAACGTACAAGGTGGGGGGCGTGAGTTCAGGAGGATACAAGGAGAACGCAGGATGGCACGTAGGACGGTGGAAAGAGGACCAGAAGAATACGCGAAAGACGAAGACCAGAGGAAGGATGAGGGTGGAGGCGGAGCCAGAGAAGGATGGCGGGAAGGAAGGCGGAGGGAGGAGAAAATGACCGGAAGATAGGGGGGCAGCAAGGATCAGAAGAGGGAGGATCCGTGGGTTggtggggaaaagagaagagacagaaatggtTGACGGTTATAGCCCCTCAAGGGGGTGCTATCTAGCTCCTggccctccctctccgccccccccccccccccccccccccccccccccccgctcaggctccaaataattccatttaaacaACAGAGTCGTGTGGGTCCCTGAGACGGGTCATAAGTCACCACCCCCTCGCAGCACTGGCCAGTTTGAGTCTCTCTGTTTGAGGAAGGAGGGTGCGCTGGGTCGGAGATCCCTGAGTGGGGCCCTTCCCCACTGTCCGACCACTCATTAGAGGAGGGGCCCCCTGAGGCCGGAGGGGTAAGTGGCCTCGGTCACAGCCGCAGGAGtcgggagaggaggaggaagaggagaagaaggaggggcagggaaaggccGGGCCTGGGCCTCGGGGCAGCCTCCCCGTGGGCGGGGCCTGAGCAGGTGCTGGGAGCCTTCGAGGCTggggggggagaagagaggggttACACCCGGCCCGCtcccactcccctctctctcttcactcccCCTTTCTGCCCTCTCCCGCCAGCCCCTGCCCGCTGGCCCCTGCCTACCGGTTGCGCTGAGCAATTTGGGTAGGAAGCGGTTCCAGAAAGCGCAGGCCTGGGCGCGCAGCCCTCGCCGAACCTCCAGCGGCCGCAGGTCCAGGCTCACATACTGCTGCGCGCCCGCCGTGTATGGTGGCCACTGCGGGACTTTGGGGTCTCGGGGGTCATTGGGGTCCCTTCGGAAGGAAAGGGCAGGCTCAGCCTGGGGCaagcctgcctccccctcccctgcccttgggGCTGTGGCCTGGAGACCCAGAGCAGGAGGAGGCGGGCTGCTTcctgacctccccccaccccccgccgtgcCCTTTTTTGCTCCGTGGAGAGCccatcccctccttcccaccaccGCCTTAGGCCCTCCTTCTGGTCTCCCGAATCCCCCATCATCTGGAGCCATccctttcctctgccctccctctttctgcctttccttgtTTTACCCCTCcatctttgtctttgtttctccGCTTAAAAAACTGAGCCCTTACTATGTAACCAGGCCCAGTCCTCTTTCTTACAAACATCTTGTTTGCTTTTGCCAACACCCATGTGCTGTCCGATTTCCGGTCCCCTTGTTGGGACAGGTAAACTGGTGTGTGAGTATCCATGCATATGTGCATGCCACACAGCTGCCACAATCACCACTGGGCCGATTGAATCCAGTTCTGTACAGTTCAAGCTCCTCAGTACTATGGTAACTCctttgtctccttgtctctcttttctttgcttccctccccctctgtcctgGTCTCTTCAGGAGCTGCCTCCCTGCTGTCCTCTCCAGTCTCCTCTCTTTTGTGAACTTTCCCCCCCTCTCTGGCCCGGTCTCTGcttgtctgcctctccctgtgtcccctgcTCTTGCTTCCCTGGCTCCCGGAGGCCCTCCTCCCCTCAGTACTACTGACCCTGTGCGGGCGAAGTTGGCCCAGTATCTCATCAGTCGCTGAGCAAAGGTTCTCTCCTCGGCGGTATAGTTTAGCGAGGGTTCCAGAGGGAGCCCAAAGATGAACTCGATCTCGTAGCCATGGGGCACCCCCATCCAGAGGGGCCAGGAGAGCGTAGACGCACGGTGTTCAAAGATGTAGGCATAGACCCGAGCACCTTGGGCAGCCAGTCGCCCAGCCAGCTGGGCCACGGGGCACACGACATTGTGATCACCCACCACATCACTCATGGCCTCTCTCAGGCGTGCGGGGTCCTCAGGGTTCAGCCAGTCTGTGTAATGCAGGACCACAGCCTCGGCAGCTAGGTCACTCGCCTGGGGGACCCCGACCCTCACCCCGGCCAGGAACTGGGCCCGGCTGATGAGAGATTCGTTGTCTTTGCTGAAGCCTGGGGCCCCGTAAACCAGAAAATAGGAGCCCTCATCCTTCACCACACCCACCAGCACCTGGGGGGAcaggatggaggaagggggcggggtggggggggcacagacagacaggcagacagaaacAGATGGACAAAGAGCCAAAGAGAGCAATAGTTATAGACCCAGAACCACGGAGGAAGAGACTATAAGgttggggaagggacagagagaaagagaaaatgtaccCACGTTTCCTTTTCTCTCCGTCCCACTGACCACCCTGGGATCTGAGGTCTCAGGGAGGAGGGTTTGGCCAGGGGCCAGAAGCCCAGGCCTTTGGGAGTTGGGTCTTGAGGTGCCTTCATGCCTGGGTCCCTGGGGGTGTGGGGTACGGGAGAACAGGCCTAGAGGAGTCAGCTCCACCCCGTCCAGCCACTAGTCACCTGCAGGCCGTGGAAGTCTCCAGCATTGATGAGGGCCTCGGGTGTGTCACTGAGGAAGTCTCCATCCACCACGGGCACGAAGGAGAAGCGGAAGACACTTTCCTGAGGCAGCACGTGCCACTCGTGGTCCACCAGATCCTGAGCTGGCCGTGTCCTCAAGCAGGCGACCAGCTCTGTGTCATTGCCACCGGCACCGCCGGGGGGACAGCCTACGAGGCGTGCCAGCAGTGTGGCCCTGCGGCGGGCCTCTCCCACACCCACTGTGGCCCAGGGGCCATTGGGTGCACCACTCTGTAGCACAGCCCTGTGGAACAGGCCCCGGCTGGGAGGCGACAGCAGGTGCATGCCCACCGAGGCGGCACCAGCGCTTTCCCCAAACAGAGTCACTGACATTGGGTCTCCTCCGAAGGTTGCCACGTTGTCCTGTACCCACTGCAGTGCCAGCCTCTGGTCCAGTAGACCCACGTTGCCTGGGGCCTCCCGGCTCCCTGGTAGGGCCAAGAAGCCAAAGGCTCCTACCCGGTAGTTCATGGACACCAGCACGGTCCCCTCAGCCTGGGCCAGGAAGCGGCCATCATACACGTCCAGGGAGGAGGCCCCACTGTAGAAGCCACCCCCGTAGATCCAGAcgaggacaggggtgggggacgCAGGCCGGGGGTATGGTGTCCATACGTTGAGGTAGAGACAGTCCTCACTCAGCTCGCGGTTGGGGTTCCACATCTCGGTGCCCTCGAAGCCAGGGTACAAGGTGTCCACATATTGGTAGCAGACACTTTGGAAGGCTGTGGCGTCCAGCACCCCTGGCCAGGGCCGCTTGGGCTCCGGTGGCAGAAAGCGACGGGGGCCCACAGGTGGCTCTGCGAAGGGGATGCCCAGAAAAGCAGAGACAGGGCCTCCAGGGGCCATTAGGCGGACACCCCGCAGCTGGCCCCCACGGACCGTCACCAGCAGCTCTGGGtcctcagcctctgcccctcctcccaggaggaagaggaggaggagaaggattgGGGCAGCCAGGGAGGGCATGTACAGGGGACACCAGGGGGGCCTCATGGCTGCCAGGGCAGGCAGGCTCTGctgggagaaagaaaggcagagggtgAAGGCCGGAGGCTGCCAGGAGCAAGGAGATTGATTAGGTAACACTCTTACCCAGGGGTTATCACTGAGCTGCAGAGGAGGTGGGGCAGgttgggagagaaatggagagagacaggcagagacaagGACACAGGCAGACAGGGAGAAGCaagaggggacagagacaggCACACAGACACAACACCCAGACAGATGAACGCAGGGAACCCAGATGAGGCCAGAGATGGGGGCAATACCTTCCCGAAGCTGCCCCACAGAGGGCCCACCaccctcacctccttcccccaACGGGGTGGACTGCGTTGGGCCCCGCGTGAGCAGTGTGGGCACCCACACCAGAGACCGCAGTCCACACACAGGCCACCCGACAGGGGCGGGGCCCTCACTGACGGGAGGCGCTGATGGGGAAGCTTGCGGTGGCGTGAAGGCGCAGGCTCTCTGGCGTTGGCCAGGGTCGGGGACCCTGGGGGGTGGGTTGGGCATTCAAGGGTGTGGGAGCTGCAGGTCCCGGGGCACCCCAAATCCCGCTTACTCcacaccctgccccaccctgcccttccTCATCCGCTGTCCGGCACGGGGTACCCGTGGGTGCCGGTCAGCTGCGCACTCGCCTCGCCCAGCATCAGGGAACAGGCTCGTCAGCCCCGTCCCCCCCAGGACTCGAGTCCCCCATCCATCCGATGCTGAGGGGCACGCTGCCGCCAGTGGGGGGCAGTAGAGACCGAGAAAAGGACGGCGCTCCCCGCCCCGAGTCCAGGAGCCGGGAACTTGGGGCGGGGGTCTGGAGGCTCGCGGGCCTTGCGGAGGGGTCTGAAGGGCGAACCCGGACGCCTGTCTTCTCGGAGCTCCGGAGATCCCCGGCTGCAGGGGCGAGGGGGCTATTTTGGGGCAGCAGCTGCTGCGGTTCCGGCATCTCCAGCCAAGGGATCAAAATTCCCCGGGTCGGAACTCCCCCCCTCTCCCGGCGGTCACCTCTCACCCAGCCAACACCCGCCGCCCTGCggttggggggtggtggtggtggtgctggagATTAACTAGGAAACCCGAGTGAGGCTAATTATAACTCGGGGCTTCCGCTGAGCCTCCCCTTTCCCCAAAATAGAGACGGAGTCCCCGTGGGAGGGGGACGCCTGGGCCTGGAAGGGGGCTTCGGCTGGGCGCTGCGCAGGGGCGCTGCGGTTGCGGGATCTGGAGGGGGGGCAGCCAGCCCGGCGCCAGGAACCTGCGCAGCTCGGGTTCCGCCCCAAGCAGGGGGCGTCGGCCAGTGGTCTCAGACTTGGGCGGGCGGGGGAAGGGACGCTCGGGGGTCCCCACAGGAATTCCAGAGCAGAGGCGGCGGCCGGCCCCGCGGGGTGCAGGCTCCCGCGCGGGCGACCGTAAGTATTCGGCGGAGAGGCAAGAGTTAAGGATGAgtgtggggcggcggggggcgtcGCTGGGCAGGcccgggggcgcggggggcgtCCCGTTTGGGGGCCTGGATCCCTCCGAGAGCGCACATTTTCCCCCGACGCGGAATGGGCCGCGGGCCGGGGGAGGGTCCCGGCCGAGGCGGGAGACTCACCTGAGGCGGCcgagccgggccgggccgggccgcgccGGGAGCTGGAGGCGGCCGATGTTCCCCGGCGCAGGCTGAGCCGACTCTGACAGCCGCCGCCTCCGGCCCCCCGCACACACCCCCTCCGGGCCGCAcggcgcccccgcccgcccccgcccccgcccactgtctccgcccccgcccctccccgcctccgcGGGCTgccacctgccctccctctccctccctcggAGCCGAGACCCGGAGACCCCGGGGCCCAGACGGGTTCCAGTGACAGACGCCGACAGACGGACAGACACACGGTGACACGGCCGAAAGACCCGCCGCGGCGGAGCAGACACGCACAGTGTCAGACGGACAGAAGCTGCGGAGACACACGCAGACGGACACTCGCATGCAGTGACAGCTCCAGACAGTGACCGACATTCACAGACGGACGGACACACACTCGGACACACTGACAACCTCAGTCAGGGCTGGGGCTGAATAAGTGAACATCCTTGGCCACGAcacgggaggtgggggtggcatGGGAGGACTGGCACGTTGCAAGTGTGGCTGAGGACCCCCTTAGGGGAGAAGAGGTGACGTGCAACACTCCTGGGGGATGAGGGCACACCTGTGGGAATGAAGatgagaccatgagatcacgagtGGAAATGAAGGGGGGGCCCACGGAAGAAGACCctcggggggggggagggaggggtgactCGGGGACACCCCAGAAGGCCAAACGTGGTGGCACGCGCAAGGCTGCGGGGCGAGGCCGCACTCCGCTGCCGCAGTGGAAACTTCCGGAACCCCCGCGGGTGGGTTTGCACTGGTTCCCTGACGGGTGACCTGGGACTTTCGTCACCAGGGTCCGGTCGGGGCATGACATCACCAGACCAGGCTCTCATTGGCCGCCGCGGCCAGCAGGTGGGAGCGGCCTGGACCCGGAGCCCCCAGCCTGATCGGTAGGGCCTGAGCCGCCAGGACCCCCACGACCCACCCTCCAGAGGGTCACCCATGGGAACAGTGCGGCCGCGGCGGCGTCCCCACGCCCGAGGTGAGGGTGGCAAAGGCGCGCCGCGGTGTGCCCGCAGGAGAGCGCCGCGCGGAGAGGCCTTCCACTCCCGGAGCGTTGGGCTCAGACGCCCACGGCCCACTGCGTGGGAGACCGGCCGGCGCGGGCGAGCGTCGGGGCGTGCGTGCGCGCGGCGGTGCGGGGTGCTGCGCGGGGCGTGCGGGCGCGCGCACGTTGACTCGGGCGCCCAGCGCCCCGCAGCGTCCCGGCCCGCGGCCGCCGGTCCGCTGCAGCTAGGGGTCCGCGTCCCCGGGTctccggggtggggtggggggtccccCGAATCCAGAGACGTTCCCTGCCCCGGGCCGCGCAGTCCTGGCTCTCCAAGCTGGatgccccctcctgcctccctcccccggcGCCTGCCAGTCCCGCGGGAAGCGACCGCCCCAGGCCCGGCGACCCGCGCTGGGTCCCCTCTCCGCTCTCGCACGACGGCCGCCAGGTGGCGCCAAAAGGAGCCTCTTCGGGCCTCGGAGACCGGGATGGGGCGCGGGGTGCGGCGATTAACCTCACCACGGTCTGTTCCCACCGTTTTCACTTTCCGCCCTTCGCTCTTTACGCACCCCGAATACCCCGCGTGGACACCGAGGTTCCCTACATCCGGCTTTCAACGTCCTGACGGCCCCACTGGTGGAGAGCTCCCCATGGTTCCAAACCACGTCCTCAGTTCCACTGCCTAAAGAGCAGGCATAGGGCTGTGGG includes the following:
- the UFSP1 gene encoding inactive Ufm1-specific protease 1, which translates into the protein MGDKPPGFRGSQSWIGCVEASLCLDHFGGPQGRLCHIPRGAGLQGELERLYSHFAGGGGPVMVGGDADAQSKALLGVCLGSGTEAYVLILDPHFWGAAKNPSELQAAGWVGWREVGTAFDHNSFYNLCLTSRNSQKQQHALD